A genomic region of Solanum dulcamara chromosome 2, daSolDulc1.2, whole genome shotgun sequence contains the following coding sequences:
- the LOC129876606 gene encoding LOB domain-containing protein 1-like, with protein sequence MECSDHKTTTISSMNSSCSLLTPPMIVLSPCAACKILRRRCVEKCVLAPYFPPTDPLKFTIAHRVFGASNINKMLQELPEEQRADAVNSMVYEANARIRDPVYGCAGAICQLQKQISELQSEFAKAQAEILNLKCQNSNLLALVCMEVSENSSSSLLSSDHINDYENNNNTSMFLEDNNVYAAWEPLWT encoded by the exons ATGGAATGCAGTGATCACAAAACCACCACAATTTCTTCAATGAATTCATCATGTTCATTATTAACTCCTCCAATGATTGTTCTTTCTCCATGTGCTGCTTGTAAAATCCTACGCAGGAGATGTGTTGAGAAATGTGTGCTGGCACCTTATTTTCCTCCTACTGACCCTCTTAAGTTTACCATTGCTCATAGAGTCTTTGGTGCTAGCAACATTAACAAAATGTTGCAG GAGCTTCCGGAGGAACAAAGAGCGGATGCGGTGAATAGTATGGTGTATGAAGCAAATGCAAGAATAAGAGATCCAGTTTATGGTTGTGCTGGTGCAATTTGTCAATTACAAAAGCAAATAAGTGAACTTCAATCAGAATTTGCAAAGGCACAAGCAGAAATCTTGAATTTAAAGTGCCAAAATTCAAACTTATTGGCCTTAGTTTGCATGGAAGTATCAGAAAATAGCAGCAGCAGCTTATTATCTTCAGATCATATTAAtgattatgaaaataataataataccagCATGTTTTTGGAAGACAACAATGTCTATGCAGCTTGGGAACCACTTTGGACATGA